ACCACCCGGGAGGCCTTGCCCACCCGCATCCGGCCGCTGTGGCTGCGGAAGATCATCTCCCAGAAGGTCATGCCGTCCCGCTTGAAGCCGGCGGTATTGACGTTGGCCAGGTTGTTGGCGGCCTGATTCATCCGCCTTTCGTGGGCGAGCAGGGTTTCAACGGTTTCCACCTGACCAAGGCGGTTCTGGATGCGCATGGCAGATCTCCCCCAGGTTGGCTTTGCCCAGGGCTTCTGCAAGGGATGTGCCACGGACAAAGGGCGCCGGCAGGGCGCGCCGGGAAGCAGAGGGCGCCAGCAACGGGCAAATCTTGCCTAGCCCAGCCCGGAACGAACCGGCCCTGGGCGCGGTTCTCCCATAGGTCCCATAGGTCCTCTGGGTCCTATGACACCTTGGCCCCAAAGGACCGGTGCACTGGCGCCCCCAAGGCTATCGGCCAAACGACTCGTTGGTGCGGTACACGAAGGCCAAAATCTCGGCCACCACCACGTAGGTGGAAGGGGGGATCTCCTCGTTGAGGTCGAGGCGGGCGAGGATCTCCACCAGATCGGGATCCTCGTGCAGGGGGATGCCGTGCTCCTGGGCCAGGGCGATGATGCGCTCCGCCACCACCCCCATGCCCTTGCCCACCACCTTGGGGGCGTCCTCCTGGGCACGGTCGTAGCGCAGGGCCACCGCCTTGCGGCGCCGGTCGGGGCGGGGGGGATCCGGCAAGGGGTGCGCGGACCCGGTCAGGGGGTCCAGCCCTCCAGCTGGTCCAGGGGGGGAAGCTTGGCGGGGGCGACGAACCTTTCCATCTGCCGGCGGTAGTAGTCGAGCTTCTCCGGGTCCTGCGCGATGGCCTGCCGCTCGGTGGCCAGTGCCCCCCTGGTGTCGCCGGTGGCCCACTGGGCATGGGCCAGGGTGTCCAGGATATAGCCGGTGGGCCGCAGCTGGGCGGCCTTCCTGGCCAGGGTGAGCCCCCGGGCCGGGTCGCGGATCCCCGGATCCTCGGCGGTGACCAGGAGCCAGGCCAGGTTGTTCAAGGTCTCCGGGTGGTCGGAGGCCAGGGCCAGGGCCTGCTCGTAGGCCGCCAGGGCCGGGCCGTACTGGCCCCGCTCCGCCCGCAGATCCCCCAGCAGCCGCGGCCAGGTCTCGTTCCGGGGGTCCGCCTCCAGCCGGCTGGTGACGACCGCCTCGGCGAATCGGCCGTCCGCCTCGTGGGCCAGGGTGTCCACCGGCATCTGCCAGGCCAGGGCGCTCAGGCCGGTCATCACCAGGAGGTAGCCCAGGAGCATGTGGCGGACCTTCCGGTCATGGCGGCGGATGCGGTGGGGGTCATCTTCGCACGCCTCCAGGAAGCGGACCCGCTCGCCGATCCCGAAATGGTGCCAGGAGGGCAGGTCGCGGATGTCGCCGGACAGAAGGGCGATCCGGTCCAGGGCCTGGCCCAGGGGCCGGCCGGTGCCAGTGGCCTTGATGGCAAACAGATCCGCCTGGCGCTCGAAGTTGCGCATAAAAAAGCCGAACACATAGCGGAAATAGAGAACCAGGGCCAGAAACAGGGGCACGCTGGTCAGAAGATCGAGGTTCTCGTAGCTGGGCCGGATGATCCGGAACAGCCCCAGAAAGAGGTCCGAGCTCACCGCCAGATAGGTGAGGGGATCCGCGGCCAGATGGGCCAGGAGGCCGAAGCCCATGAAGAAGACGAGATAGAGCGGCAGGTGGCGGTGCTTGACATGGCCGATCTCGTGGGCCAGCACCGCCTCCAGCTCCTCCGGGGTGAGCACCCGCAGGAGGCCCGGTGTGATGAGGATATAGCGGAAGCGGCCGGTGAGGCCCATGACCGCCGCTGACAGGGCCTGGCCTTCGAAGAGGGGCCAGAGAAGGATGCCGGCGACCTGAAGCTTCTGGGCTCGGCAGAAGGCCTCCATCTGCCGGCGCACGGGACCGTCCGGCAACGGGGTGCAGCCCCAGAGGCGGTGGACCAGGGCAGGCAGCAGCACGGCCAGGAGCAGGAAGAAGAGCAGGAGCGCCAGGGGCTCACCCCAGCGCGAGGCGGCGATCCGGTTGAGGTAGGGGATGGAGGTGAGGTGCAGCAGGTCGAAAAGACCCGAGAGGATCAGCCAGGGCAGGACCACCGGCAAATTGGTGCGCACCTGGGACTTGAGGAAGCCGATCCGGGTCTGGCGGCCGCCGAAAAGCCGCCGGTAGCCGCCGCCGGCGGCCAGCCACAGCATGGCCAGGTAGAAGAAGTAGAGGGCGATGCCGGCCAGGTTCAGGAGCACGGGCACCTGGCGGGCCAGGGGCAGATGGGCCAGGAAATATTTGCCGCCCAGAAGGTAAATGTCCACCACGAAGAGGACCACCGCCAGGATGGACAGCCGCTGCTGGGCGGCGAAATAGCCGGCCGCCCGGCGGACGTCCCGGAAGACCCGGTGAGCCAGCAGCCAGAAAGCCAGGGCCTTGGCGGCAAAGAGACCAGCGGCGGCGGCCGCCGTCACCTGAGGCGGATCGGTGGCCACCTTGGTGGAATAGACGACGATGACCACCAGGAAGAAGATGAGGTTTTCGTAGACCACGGTTTTGGAGGGATCTCGGGTTGCTCCGCAAGCGGAAGATCGGCAGGCAGGCCAGATGATACCGCGCTGGTCCCGGTCTGGGCCGGGACCACGAAGGTCGGGGCCGGCTTAATGGGTGCTGGCCGAGGCGCTACGCTCCCGGCGCATGGAGGCATTGTGCAGCCGCAGCCCCTCGTGCAGCCTTTCTACATCGTGTTCGGACAGCAGGCTTTGTTCCACGAAATAGTCGCCGAGCCGCCGTTGCAGTCGGCGC
This window of the Thermodesulfobacteriota bacterium genome carries:
- a CDS encoding EscU/YscU/HrcU family type III secretion system export apparatus switch protein, encoding MPDPPRPDRRRKAVALRYDRAQEDAPKVVGKGMGVVAERIIALAQEHGIPLHEDPDLVEILARLDLNEEIPPSTYVVVAEILAFVYRTNESFGR
- a CDS encoding M48 family metalloprotease gives rise to the protein MVYENLIFFLVVIVVYSTKVATDPPQVTAAAAAGLFAAKALAFWLLAHRVFRDVRRAAGYFAAQQRLSILAVVLFVVDIYLLGGKYFLAHLPLARQVPVLLNLAGIALYFFYLAMLWLAAGGGYRRLFGGRQTRIGFLKSQVRTNLPVVLPWLILSGLFDLLHLTSIPYLNRIAASRWGEPLALLLFFLLLAVLLPALVHRLWGCTPLPDGPVRRQMEAFCRAQKLQVAGILLWPLFEGQALSAAVMGLTGRFRYILITPGLLRVLTPEELEAVLAHEIGHVKHRHLPLYLVFFMGFGLLAHLAADPLTYLAVSSDLFLGLFRIIRPSYENLDLLTSVPLFLALVLYFRYVFGFFMRNFERQADLFAIKATGTGRPLGQALDRIALLSGDIRDLPSWHHFGIGERVRFLEACEDDPHRIRRHDRKVRHMLLGYLLVMTGLSALAWQMPVDTLAHEADGRFAEAVVTSRLEADPRNETWPRLLGDLRAERGQYGPALAAYEQALALASDHPETLNNLAWLLVTAEDPGIRDPARGLTLARKAAQLRPTGYILDTLAHAQWATGDTRGALATERQAIAQDPEKLDYYRRQMERFVAPAKLPPLDQLEGWTP